One Solanum lycopersicum chromosome 4, SLM_r2.1 DNA window includes the following coding sequences:
- the LOC101256274 gene encoding scarecrow-like protein 14 yields MVMDSRNYKGLYDATSGIQLKDEDDDKLFFQDLNLIDHLRVSDALVERNLEPGDFVPSAMDNSHEDYDFSDVVLKYISQLLMEENIEEKTCMFQESAALQAAERSFYEVIGEKYPLSPILDLGQDGRRGVDCSTNNYYSCGSDVTDGLLCPNWNPDLGDTDASHTQQFVVDSGTSQSSLSSPSSSGTVTDAHVDSPVNSIQIPDIFSDSESIMQFKKGVEEASKFLPTGNSLLLDVKYNVVVKEDNENGKYAVEKMEDRGKQKSPEGSRGKKNIHHDDVDVMEERSNKQSAVFYESAVRSDLFDKVLLCSGGKNESALRESWQVVSSKHAPENVLPKGSNGRKSRGKKQGGKRDAVDLRTILTLGAQAVAADDRRTANEFLKQIRQNSSPTGDGMQRLAHYFANGLEARMAGSGTQIYKDLISMPTSAADILKAYQLFLAACPFRKLSNFFSNKTIMNVAETASTVHIIDFGIMYGFQWPCFIQRLSSRPGGPPKLRITGIDFPNPGFRPAERVEETGRRLADYAESFNVPFEFIAIAQKWETIKVEDLKIQKDEVLAVNCMYRFRNLLDETVVVNSPRDIVLNLIRKLNPDVYIQGIVNGAYNAPFFITRFREALFHYSSVFDMLEANIPREIPERLLVEKLIFGREAMNVVACEAAERIERPETYKQWQVRNTRAGFRQLPLNEEILRMAKDRVKAYHKDFVIDVDGHWLLQGWKGRIMYAASTWKAAL; encoded by the coding sequence ATGGTCATGGATAGTAGAAACTATAAGGGGTTATATGATGCAACATCTGGAATTCAATTAaaggatgaggatgatgataagcTATTTTTTCAAGATCTGAATCTGATCGATCATCTTAGAGTTAGTGATGCTTTAGTTGAACGAAATCTGGAACCCGGTGATTTCGTTCCATCAGCAATGGATAACTCTCATGAGGATTATGACTTTAGTGATGTAGTGCTTAAATATATTAGCCAACTGCTTATGGAAGAGAATATTGAAGAGAAAACATGTATGTTTCAAGAATCTGCAGCTCTTCAAGCTGCTGAAAGGTCGTTTTACGAAGTTATTGGAGAGAAGTACCCTCTGTCCCCCATTCTTGATTTAGGTCAGGATGGACGTCGCGGTGTGGACTGTAGTACTAATAATTACTATAGTTGTGGAAGTGATGTTACTGATGGCTTACTATGCCCAAATTGGAATCCTGATCTTGGTGATACTGATGCTTCACATACTCAACAATTTGTGGTTGATTCTGGGACTTCTCAGTCATCGCTCAGTTCACCAAGTAGCTCTGGAACTGTCACTGATGCACATGTGGATTCGCCTGTGAACTCAATTCAGATTCCGGACATATTTAGTGATAGTGAGTCGATCATGCAGTTTAAGAAAGGTGTCGAGGAAGCAAGTAAGTTCCTTCCTACAGGCAATAGTTTGCTCCTTGATGTAAAGTATAATGTAGTGGTGAAGGAGGATAATGAAAACGGAAAATATGCAGTGGAGAAGATGGAGGATCGTGGGAAACAGAAATCTCCCGAAGGATCGAGAGGGAAGAAAAACATTCACCatgatgatgttgatgttaTGGAAGAGAGAAGTAACAAGCAATCTGCAGTTTTCTATGAATCAGCTGTTCGATCAGATTTGTTTGATAAAGTGTTGCTATGCAGTGGAGGGAAAAATGAATCTGCTCTTCGTGAGTCCTGGCAGGTGGTATCAAGTAAACATGCTCCAGAGAACGTCCTTCCAAAGGGATCTAACGGTAGGAAGTCCCGTGGAAAGAAACAGGGGGGTAAAAGAGATGCAGTAGACTTGAGAACCATCTTGACACTTGGCGCGCAAGCTGTTGCTGCAGATGATCGAAGGACAGCAAATGAGTTTCTGAAGCAGATTAGGCAGAATTCTTCTCCGACGGGGGATGGGATGCAGAGGCTGGCCCATTATTTCGCCAATGGTCTTGAGGCACGGATGGCTGGTTCTGGTACTCAGATTTATAAGGATCTTATTTCGATGCCTACATCAGCAGCTGATATCTTAAAAGCTTACCAGCTATTTCTTGCTGCCTGCCCGTTTAGAAAACTCTCTAACTTCTTctcaaataaaacaattatGAATGTAGCTGAAACGGCATCAACAGTACATATTATTGATTTTGGAATCATGTATGGCTTCCAGTGGCCCTGCTTCATACAACGTCTCTCCAGTAGACCAGGTGGACCTCCCAAGCTCCGGATAACTGGGATAGACTTTCCTAATCCTGGTTTCCGGCCAGCAGAGAGGGTTGAGGAAACGGGGAGGAGGTTAGCTGATTATGCTGAGAGTTTCAATGTTCCATTTGAGTTCATAGCTATAGCACAGAAGTGGGAGACAATTAAAGTGGAGGATCTTAAGATCCAGAAGGATGAGGTTCTTGCAGTGAACTGCATGTATCGGTTCAGGAATCTACTCGATGAGACTGTGGTGGTAAATAGTCCTAGAGATATTGTATTGAATCTCATCCGGAAGTTAAATCCTGATGTTTACATACAGGGGATCGTAAACGGTGCTTATAATGCTCCCTTCTTTATCACACGATTCCGGGAGGCACTTTTTCATTACTCGTCCGTGTTTGATATGCTTGAAGCTAATATTCCCCGTGAAATTCCTGAGAGATTGCTGGTTGAAAAGTTAATATTTGGCAGGGAGGCAATGAATGTTGTAGCGTGTGAAGCTGCTGAGAGGATTGAGAGACCAGAAACATATAAACAATGGCAGGTCAGAAATACAAGGGCTGGTTTTAGGCAGCTTCCTTTGAACGAGGAGATTTTGAGGATGGCAAAAGATCGTGTAAAGGCGTACCACAAGGATTTCGTGATTGATGTAGACGGTCATTGGCTACTGCAGGGATGGAAAGGTCGTATCATGTATGCAGCTTCAACCTGGAAGGCAGCTCTTTAA